Proteins encoded together in one Candidatus Xianfuyuplasma coldseepsis window:
- a CDS encoding Cof-type HAD-IIB family hydrolase → MTKMVVADMDGTLLRSDLSVSDKNKQAIEYLRNKGIHFTVATGRPDQLVKEYIELLSLNEPLIMYNGSVVGHPFQEKRLYEQSLAKEDVRRIVEYCEQENIIWMCYTKDKIISKPNFRVDFFLERNQKLPENGRSIFEDIRDIDTIVNDYHVQKILLIEHNQDVYKKTKTLLEQYDQFTIATSQSGFLDINPIGVTKGEALKKLAEHYHIALEDVVVFGDQENDISMLQIAGTSIAMGNATAHAKDVADYVTSTNNEDGFAQWVFANL, encoded by the coding sequence ATGACGAAAATGGTCGTAGCGGATATGGATGGAACACTTCTTCGAAGTGACTTATCTGTATCGGATAAAAATAAACAAGCAATTGAATATTTACGGAATAAAGGTATCCATTTCACCGTTGCAACAGGTCGACCCGATCAACTTGTGAAAGAGTATATCGAACTACTGAGTTTAAATGAACCACTGATTATGTACAATGGGAGCGTTGTTGGACATCCGTTTCAAGAAAAACGACTGTATGAGCAGTCTCTTGCGAAAGAAGACGTTCGTCGAATTGTTGAGTACTGTGAACAAGAGAACATTATCTGGATGTGTTATACAAAAGATAAAATCATTAGCAAGCCTAATTTTCGTGTAGATTTCTTTTTAGAACGAAATCAGAAACTACCAGAAAATGGGCGAAGTATTTTTGAAGACATTCGTGATATCGATACCATTGTTAACGATTATCATGTACAAAAAATATTGCTAATTGAGCACAATCAAGATGTTTACAAAAAAACAAAAACGCTATTGGAACAATATGATCAATTTACCATTGCAACATCCCAAAGCGGATTCCTTGATATTAATCCAATTGGAGTTACCAAAGGAGAAGCGTTAAAAAAACTTGCGGAGCATTACCATATAGCTTTGGAAGATGTTGTTGTTTTCGGAGACCAAGAAAACGATATTAGCATGCTACAAATCGCTGGAACAAGCATTGCGATGGGGAATGCAACCGCACATGCGAAAGATGTAGCTGATTATGTCACATCAACCAATAATGAAGATGGGTTCGCTCAATGGGTGTTTGCCAATTTATAG
- a CDS encoding PTS sugar transporter subunit IIA produces the protein MIDGFVLTKELITFANGFDSWEEAITVSSKGLLEQGYIEPSYVDAMIESVHTYGPYIVIAPNIAMPHARPEAGSNKVGFSVMVTQKPVQFSNQKEHEARLFVTLSCVSSDTHLKMIQALVTILGDDDKVETILNATTAEDLLAVFK, from the coding sequence ATGATTGATGGATTTGTCTTAACCAAAGAATTGATTACCTTTGCGAATGGATTTGATTCCTGGGAAGAAGCGATTACTGTTTCTAGCAAAGGATTACTCGAACAAGGATACATTGAACCATCATATGTGGATGCGATGATTGAATCGGTTCATACGTATGGACCATATATCGTCATTGCACCAAACATTGCAATGCCACATGCCCGTCCAGAAGCGGGGAGTAACAAGGTTGGATTCAGCGTGATGGTGACCCAAAAACCAGTTCAATTTTCTAATCAAAAAGAACATGAGGCACGCTTATTTGTGACCTTAAGTTGTGTCAGTTCGGATACGCATTTAAAAATGATTCAGGCACTCGTAACGATTTTAGGGGATGATGATAAGGTTGAAACAATATTGAATGCGACCACTGCAGAAGACTTGCTTGCAGTGTTTAAATAG